CCAAAGAAAATGCATATTCTGTATATCGCTTCCCAATACTAAGTAATACTGATAAGTCTTGGTAAAAAGGTGGCACAGGGACAGAAATCCATTACCGCTTGAGTTGGTTGAaggcttgttgttccttcaaaATCAGTTGTGGTATCAACTGGACGCACAGGATATTGCACAATTTTCTCTCCAGCCTGCGATGGTAAAAGTGCACTGACCAGAGAAAGATTTTAGTCATCTTCATTTGTGGAGGAAATGTAAAGCCAAATGTTTAAGAGTTGCAAGTTAGGGAAAGTATATTAAGACCCTGATTACACATAACTTACTTCCGTCCAGGCAGAGGATCCATTCGAAAGTACCTATCAACAGAAAAGGGTTGTTCAGAAGGATTGCTGTAGtaaatcatactccctccatttaaaATTACAAGTCTTATTCTGAGTGGGCAAAAATGATTAGGGAGGGTGGAAAACCAAGAGAAAGAAGAGTTCAAATGACCATGCCACCATACTAAAATACCTCAAGAATAGGTGTGGAGATGGTTAGTAAGATGCTTCTTATAAATGTGGGAGAGAGACTATGTAATAATTGTGGGcacataaagaaaaaaaaattcaataccAACATGCAAGCCTTATATTTTGCAAAATGATTGAAAAAACTCTAGGCCTTTCAAAAAGAAACAGAGGAAGAGGGAAGACTATAGCCTTACAAAAAGAAACAGAGGGCCTATAGCCTTACAaaaagaaacagagggagtaataaacaATAGCACCACAACGAAAGTAGTATTTCCTCGAGTTTTCAGCATTAAACCTTCATCCAAGCCACTAGAGATGAAAACATTTAGAAGTATAGCGAATCAAACTAAGGattgcatatatttatatttttaaagtaaAATATATAAGGTTTAGGATGCACAAATATTTACAAGGAAAAATTGACCGTTAGCCACTCTAAACAGATGGTCTTGGCAATTTTACACCCTTTAAGCCACaccactaccaccaccactccaGCCCACCCCACAAAATCAGCTCCAACTGAGGACCATCAAGACCTCGTCCAAGTATCAAAACCTCGTGCAAATAAAGCATAACTGTTTTTCTTGCATGGTTGCTAAACTAGATTCAGGGAAGCAATTAGAACTCCAGATCGCACTTGCTGTACACTGAGAACATAAGAAGTATCCAACTAGGCAAAAAAGGAATAATGAATAAATGGAGGGATGTAGTTACTTACTCATGTTCCAAAGCTTGCGCAGCTGTTATACGCTTTCGAGGATCATACCTGAAACAGGAATATATAAGGTTATTAAAACAACATTTAGTAGTACAAAAGATGAATGTAAGAAATGATAATCATCCAAGGTTATGTTGGATTTATAGCAGGCCAAAAGGCCAGTTACATACTCGAGCATTTTTGAGAGAAGATCAAACGCAGGACTCTTCTGAGGCAAGTGAACAATATTATGAAGTCCTGTGTTCTCACTGCAAGGGAGAAACTATTTCCTCAAGGAAAGATAAATGCTATTTTCACAGGTTTTTAAAAGCAGCTTAACAATGCATGACATACTACTTATGCCCTTGAATGTGTTGTTGATCGTTTTGCCAGCATGGAAGATTAGCGAGGGTAGGCCATTTCTCAACGGTAGGATGACCTGGAGAATAATTATATTATTATCCTAGAGCATATATTATCTCAGGAAGAGTACACAATCAAATAGTCAGAATGAGAAATGAGTCATCCATACCTAAGACCTTAAAAATCTTGTCTAGTTGATCAAGCTACAAGACATGGGCAAATCAACTGTGAGATAAAAATAAATGGCAAATGAATGGCATACATAGCATGGATATTCTACAAAATGTAATACAGCAGGATATATAAAATGCAACAACATACAATTATCAACTGCCTATTTACTTTTAGGAAGGTTCCAGGCAAGAGTGATAATATCTTTACTTGAAATTAAGCATCACATAGAAAACGTAAAATGTCGCAGTCTTAGTCTAGTATCTAGTAATTGATTCTGAATACAAGGTAACGATAGCAATTACTTGAGTGTGAATGCCCATACTTGAAACGGGTTTGGAGTAGCTTTGGCTTCAACACCTTGGAACAGTGGTTTGAGTGTAAGCAATTCAGCAAAAATGCAACCAACTGCCCACATATCTAGAGTTGATTAAGGAAATAGCTGAAGTGAATAAAGCGAAAAAAGATGGTCGAAAGATATCATTTCAATCTCCAGCAAGGATACCAACAGCACTTGTGTAGTGCTTTGCCCCAAGTAACAACTCTGGAGCCCGATACCAGATGGTAACAACAACCTGGAAATTATTGGTTAGCCATATACTTGTGGGTATTGATAACACATTAAATGCTTCcacaaaaaaggaaaggaacagATGAGCATATGAAGGTTCATCACAAAAAAGAGGAAACAAGCAGTAGTTTTACAAATAACTACCATTTTTTGCCCTTATATGCCTTGAAATAAACACAAGACAGCAGCAAACATGCTAATGGGCACACAGATGGATGTACTAACCCCGTTATCACTTAATGGCTTTAATGGAGCTTGATATATCCTAGCGAGTCCAAAATCAGCAATCTTTATAATTCCatgttcttctccttctcccatGACCTATTGGGGCACATCATCCTAATCCGGTGAGCCAGGAAAAGCAAGATTGACAGAGTTGTACATCAAAAGGTAGCATATGACAACATACCAGTATATTAGAAGGCTTGAGATCTCGATGGATAATCCAGTTACTGAGGAAGGGAAATCAATTTTTAGATTTCTTTTTGGAGACAAAATCAGAATAAGCTAGGATCCCAGCAAAAAAAGTTCCATGTGCTAGGTTAGGCTCCAGTTTTTACATATCACTCATCATGATAACTTAAGAAGTAAACGATACCTATGGAGATAGTTGAGACCATTGAGCAGTTGCCAGAGCAAAGATTTGACTGTGTAGGGATTTATGGGGAGGTTAAGCTTCTCTCTGTGATGCCTGATAATCTCCTGTGATATGTTTCATAGGTTCATTAGCTGTTAACTGGAGTAAACAAATGATTACTACTGTACAATAGATAAGAGAGAAGATTGGAGATGGGCGTTGCTGCTTACATAGAGATCGTGCTCGGCGTAATCGAAGGCGAGGTAGAGGGACATGTCGGCGTGGTTGATGTGAACATTGACGAGCTTGACAACATTCTCGTGGTTGATCTCACGCAGAAGCTGCAAGAGGAGAAGACTAGTGATTAGTTAGGGTTTGGTATGGCAGGGAGGAGTAGGGAAAGCGGATCTCCCTGAGGAAGGTACCATGATCTCTCTGATGGCGGTGGGCGAGACACCGTCGCCCTCCTTGGACTGCTTGAACTTCTTGATGGCGATGGGAGAGCCACGGCGGCCAACGCCAGCGGCAGCGTGGGGATGCGATTGTTTGAGGCGAGCGAGGAAGACGAGGCCGTAGGTCCCCTCGCCAATCTTGCCCACTAGTTCGTATTGCTGCAGCCATGCCGGCCGATTCGTTCCACCTCCGACGCGGCCgtcccccatcgccgccgccgctgccggagaagaaaggaaaaggggGAACAAAAGATCCAGCCGAACCCGCCCAACAGAAAGGGCGTTTACTCCACACGAAGGCGTAAAGCCAAAATACGCTCACACTTGAAAGGTCCAAACTAGTATCGTCTTAAATTTGGTGTAAATTTTCATTCGAAAATCATATGAAAATTGCAAAATTGGGAAAAATTAATAAACTACAAAATAGGAAAGCTACTATTTGTTGCATCCAAAATGAATTTATACTGATCGAAGCAGAATCTAATGAATGAGACACACCTCAACATTTTGGTGCTAGAAATTAAGGCAAATTTGGCCCTAtacaaagagagagaagaagctaCTGTTCATTGCATGTAAAAAACTAGTGTGTGCATATCAGGTTGAATTTTTAAAGGTCACAAGGATGATGATTAGAAGCAGTGGGAGGTCgggcaacagaaaaaaaaagtgtggcgAAAGAGTAGAGAGTGGtggctggtgtgacttttaaaaatataaaactaaaaacaaaaaatgatgATAGGATCGATCTTTTGAAAGACTAAGGCAACTAAATGGCtatttaacatttttttaataaaaccatGTGTAAAAAGTTAGATCATTTTGTATAGGTGCTAGCGCACAATTGTGCGGGCCACCTAACTAATTCCAATTAAATAAGCTCATTACCTTTTGctaccattttcttctttccatCTAGGCCTGTGTTGCACCAATTAGAGGACATACCTTTATCCTTGGTTCTATCTATAGGAGCCGGTGACGCTACCACTACTAAATTGTCATCGTTGCAGCCTTGGTCGTGCCTTGTGAGTGCTAGGGATGTTGCGCCACCTGCCCGTCCCCTCGTCTCTCATGttatccctcctcctcctcctcctcctcctcctcctccatggaaCGC
Above is a window of Oryza sativa Japonica Group chromosome 10, ASM3414082v1 DNA encoding:
- the LOC4349519 gene encoding cyclin-dependent kinase E-1, producing MGDGRVGGGTNRPAWLQQYELVGKIGEGTYGLVFLARLKQSHPHAAAGVGRRGSPIAIKKFKQSKEGDGVSPTAIREIMLLREINHENVVKLVNVHINHADMSLYLAFDYAEHDLYEIIRHHREKLNLPINPYTVKSLLWQLLNGLNYLHSNWIIHRDLKPSNILVMGEGEEHGIIKIADFGLARIYQAPLKPLSDNGVVVTIWYRAPELLLGAKHYTSAVDMWAVGCIFAELLTLKPLFQGVEAKATPNPFQLDQLDKIFKVLGHPTVEKWPTLANLPCWQNDQQHIQGHKYENTGLHNIVHLPQKSPAFDLLSKMLEYDPRKRITAAQALEHEYFRMDPLPGRNALLPSQAGEKIVQYPVRPVDTTTDFEGTTSLQPTQAPSGNAAPGNQSVVPRPIPRQMQQPMVGMSRMGGTNMAAFGAAPQGGIAGMNPGNIPMQRGAGAQSHPHQLRRKADQGMGMQNPGYPTQQKRRF